CTCAAGCAATACATGGTATTAGTATGTTTGATTAAATATCATAGACTTTAAAtcgttcaaattaattttttacccgtttattcatttatatacaagtataaaagaatatattaaaatgtagATGGGATCCTCAGACGAAACCGGATTAATGGACAAGGAATCGCAAATTCGGGTTTTTAGTTCAACCAAAGATGACAAAACTCCGTTTGAAGAAGTTGCAGGGTATTCACAAGATACGCATAGCTTTCATGTAGTTGATGATCGCCTgtacaaatgtattttcaaaGACTTTGGCAATAAAACGCTAAAAGTCGTTTCTGTCGAGGTATGTTATTTGTTGCACTGAAAACCCATGATGTTAAttgattgctttttttttaaatcaaaagaatGCAATTATAATCCATTTTGGTTGTGCTACTTTTCAACAATTCATCTTTCATTTACACTATTTATCGTTTCAGGGAAAACCTTTCCAAATGCGAGTGGATAAAGGCAATGGTAGTTTCTACTATTACGGGTTTACATACGACCTGCTGAATGAATTCGCCAAGCAGTTTAACTTCAGGTAATACCAAATCGACATTTCCAATGTTTCATAAGCATTTTTAGtaatgtttgataaaatattacGAAATAAAAGTTCTTACATCTGTTTTCTGTAGATACGAGTTCCTGGATTCAGTAGATGGTCTCTATGGCAACCCGACAAATGATAACAAAAATGCTTTAGGGATGATAGGAATGGTCATGAGAGGGGTGTGTATTGTTGATAACGATTCCTTGATTGTCGGGTCAAGATATTcacaaatgattttttgtattttgtctaTAATATTTTAGGAGGCTGATATAGCTGTCGGTGGATTAACAATAACAGCagacagaagaaaagttgtagACTTTCTCTATCCCTTCCAAGAAGAAGGGATCGGTATTATAATGCGAAAGGTTGACAACGAGGCTAATAAGATGTTTCGGGTCTTCAGTTCGCTTGGTACCGACTCTTGGCTTGCAACCGGAGCAGCTGCATTTGTTGCTGCAATAGTGTTGTCAATTATAGTGAAGCTTAGTCCGTTTAGTAATGGACTTCACAACAAAGTATCTGCAAGCTTTTGGTTGGTTTTCTCGGCTTTTCTGCAACAAGGTTAACTTTACTTTTCATTCATGTTTAAACAGTTATCATAAGTCATTCCTTATCCAAGTTTTACCAAAACGTATTTACGATGAAACGCTTTTTCCGAATTAATATTGAGCCCCTCCCAAGGTACCTTAACACCTAATTTAAGGGCAAATTTCATCATAAAGAAATTAAACTTTGAGGCTATAAGAAGTatcgaatttattttcatttttaaaaaatgagctGAATGTCATGCTTTTGGACTagaaatatactagtatttccTTGATGAAAACAAAAAGCTTTAACAGCTATTTTTAAACAGCTATTTTCTGtgactttaaaataaaagttccaAGTTCAGTGTTGGTTTTACTTATTTTATAGGTGAAGAAAAATCTTCCAAGTCTGCCCCCGCTCGGCTGGTGATAGGATTCTGGTGGATCTTTACAATTATAGTGATGTCTCTGTATACGGCAAACCTTGCTGCCTTTCTGACAGTATCCCTGGCAAAGGCACCAATAAAGAACTTGGAGGAACTTGCAGCTCAATCTGTTTACAAACCGTTAATCAAGAACGGTACCAATCTTCACACGTTATTCGAGGTAATTAGAAAGCCCTTAAGAAGGCTTGATGATGAAggccatttttaatttatattggtctccttaaaaagaagagctctgtgtaaaaatataggaaaatattcaaatttcataggttaaagatataaagatataggaaaatattcaaattttataggTTAAAGTTATAAAGATATAGgacaatattcaaatttcataggttaaagttgtaaaaaaaaaaagagcaaaataatcaaatttcatAGGTTTAAgttataaagatataggaaaatattcaaatttcataCTATTAGgttaaagatataggaaaatattcaaatttcataGGTTAAGGTTATAAAGATATgggaaaataatcaaatttcatAGGTTTAAgttataaagatataggaaaatatccAAATTTCATAGGTTAAAgttataaagatataggaaaatattcaaatttcataGGTTAAAGTTATAAAGATGtaggaaaattttcaaatttcataggttaaagatataaaaatataggaaaattatcaaatttcatAGGTTAAAgttataaagatataggaaaatattcCAATTTCATAGGTTAAAgttataaagatataggaaaatattcaaatttcatagattaaagatataaagatataagaaaataactgaattttataggttaaagttaaaaaaataaaggaaaatattcaaatttcataggttaaagttatataaaaaaaaaggaggaaaatattcaaatttcataGGTTAAAGTTTTAAGgatataggaaaatattcaaatttcataGGTTAAAGTTATAAAGACATaggaaaatattaaagtttcagagattaagatttaaaataattatattgatttttttccgtAAACTagtttatagttttaaaaatccgaaaaaatctttaattttttttttaaaaatctaatatttaaagtacatttgtAGATTTAATGGAACATTTGTTGACCAGCCAACCAGTTTAAACtaaaatgatttcacagtaaatATTGTTCTCAAAGTCAGATTAACTCGATCTATTTTATTAGAAATATATGGGGTTTTTTAATAGTGAGATCGTAAAGTTCCAATGATACATATAAAATCTTTCACAACAGAATATTATGGTTAATATATATCGACTTTCACAGAAAGCTGAAGGAGGAATCTATAAGAAGATTTGGGACATGATGAGAGATATGCCTAAAATAATATCTCCCGATGAAGGGTATGAGATGATCGTCAAAGGTAACTATGCTTACATGACTGATGAATCGGAAGCCAGATTCAAAGCTATGAAAGACTGCAAGAATCTAGAAATGGCGGATGAAACGTTCCATAAAGCAGAGCTCTCGTTCGTTATAAGGAAAAACGCAGAGTTTAAAGAGGCTTTCAATAAACAGTAGGTTTTGCTTTTGTGGTCATCATCAGACTGATTATaatgacaaattaaaaacaacgttttttgccaaaattttggcaaatatatacattgagtatattttttttcatggaatACCGGTATTACCAATATCAAGTAATAAAAATGGTTTTATGGTTCtatgattttgacaaaaatgtaatgGAATTATTACCAATTTGTAAAAACACTGTTTAATACCAACCAGTCAttagtatgtttatttttcagcaTGCTCAAAATGGTCCAAAATGGCATAGTGGATAAATACAAGAAGATATGGTGGGATAAACATTCTTGTCACTCGGCAAATACTG
This portion of the Magallana gigas chromosome 7, xbMagGiga1.1, whole genome shotgun sequence genome encodes:
- the LOC105328906 gene encoding glutamate receptor ionotropic, kainate glr-3, which encodes MIQSTGFILFVLAIRSSANWTVGVIYQSDEWTDFEKPLNNGKVTAVLDYLLHQVDNSDALSMYQKVSNFSESDVIGIIAFTSCPTAAVLQEQIASTNLPLITIDNEVCPQTYDGHHHLSVLPNCHSQNSQFIDIVLHMKWEHVNVIYDSTSSYCVQELIVLLTKKNVSSNAIFLHEGQHLTLEIFPELYLEEVIYVATDKERTLGIVSEAMALDMFNRSFFWVLNVDPYALWNNSLFKPIHEGCVLLISSGLQQNKTTVADLLSEALSIFQRGLDSIGDGRNVTDLTFLRDNLKQYMMGSSDETGLMDKESQIRVFSSTKDDKTPFEEVAGYSQDTHSFHVVDDRLYKCIFKDFGNKTLKVVSVEGKPFQMRVDKGNGSFYYYGFTYDLLNEFAKQFNFRYEFLDSVDGLYGNPTNDNKNALGMIGMVMRGEADIAVGGLTITADRRKVVDFLYPFQEEGIGIIMRKVDNEANKMFRVFSSLGTDSWLATGAAAFVAAIVLSIIVKLSPFSNGLHNKVSASFWLVFSAFLQQGEEKSSKSAPARLVIGFWWIFTIIVMSLYTANLAAFLTVSLAKAPIKNLEELAAQSVYKPLIKNGTNLHTLFEKAEGGIYKKIWDMMRDMPKIISPDEGYEMIVKGNYAYMTDESEARFKAMKDCKNLEMADETFHKAELSFVIRKNAEFKEAFNKHMLKMVQNGIVDKYKKIWWDKHSCHSANTATELEFKSTSGIFIVYSGFIFISVICCLVELYLRGRKYPKNRVSSSKQSLEDISVIMVDY